The Mammaliicoccus sciuri genome window below encodes:
- a CDS encoding tRNA threonylcarbamoyladenosine dehydratase, producing MKHQFSRNELAIGKEGLDLLKSKTVVVLGVGGVGSFAAEALARTNIGHIILIDKDDVDITNVNRQLHALTTTIGQSKVDLMEERIKLINPDCKVTSLHMFYTEETYEALFNEYDIDYFVDASDTIMYKVHLMKECLERGINVISSMGAANKTDPTKFEIADISKTHTDPMAKIIRLKLRKMGIHKGINVVFSDESPIMIREDVKEVVGDKNAKVRKAQMPPSSNAFVPSVVGLICASYVVNDILKDIPVKRIKDK from the coding sequence ATGAAGCATCAATTTTCAAGAAATGAATTAGCGATTGGTAAAGAAGGCTTAGATTTATTAAAAAGTAAAACTGTAGTTGTCCTTGGCGTAGGTGGTGTAGGTTCATTTGCTGCTGAAGCACTAGCGAGAACTAATATTGGTCATATCATATTAATAGATAAAGATGATGTAGATATCACAAATGTAAATAGACAATTACATGCATTAACAACAACAATAGGTCAATCTAAAGTGGATTTAATGGAAGAGCGTATTAAATTAATTAATCCTGATTGTAAAGTCACTTCATTGCATATGTTCTATACTGAAGAAACTTACGAAGCTTTATTTAATGAATACGACATTGATTATTTTGTAGATGCTAGTGATACAATCATGTATAAAGTTCATCTTATGAAAGAATGTTTGGAAAGAGGTATTAACGTTATCTCTAGTATGGGTGCTGCAAACAAAACAGACCCTACTAAATTTGAAATAGCTGATATTTCTAAAACACATACAGATCCTATGGCGAAAATTATACGTCTGAAATTACGAAAAATGGGCATTCATAAAGGTATTAATGTAGTATTTAGTGATGAAAGTCCTATTATGATAAGAGAAGATGTAAAAGAAGTTGTAGGCGATAAAAACGCTAAAGTTAGAAAGGCACAAATGCCACCTTCATCAAATGCTTTTGTACCAAGTGTTGTTGGTTTAATTTGTGCGAGTTATGTTGTTAATGATATTTTGAAAGATATCCCAGTAAAAAGAATCAAAGATAAATAA
- a CDS encoding replication-associated recombination protein A, with translation MKNEPLAYRMRPQTIDDVISQEHLVGPKAIIRRMVNTKKLTSMIFYGPPGIGKTSIAQAIAGSTQYKFRQLNAVTNTKKDMQLVVEEAKMSGQVILLLDEIHRLDKAKQDFLLPHLESGKIVLIGATTSNPYHAINPAIRSRTQIFELYPLNEDDIIIALKRAIEDEENGLASYAPIVDKDALEYFAKASYGDVRSALNALELAVLSADVQDDKRHVTIEDAKVCIQKNAFQHDKDGDQHYDVMSAFQKSIRGSDVDAALHYLARLIEAGDLPTIARRLLVISYEDIGLASPGAAARTLSAIEASERLGFPEARIPLSQAVIELCLSPKSNSAIVSIDEALSDIRKGKAGLVPKHLKDGHYQGAKDLGNAIGYKYPHNYENGYVEQQYLPDTLKGKQYYQPKLTSKSEQKLAEIYRNIKK, from the coding sequence ATGAAAAACGAACCATTAGCTTATAGAATGCGTCCTCAAACGATAGATGATGTTATAAGCCAAGAACACTTAGTTGGTCCGAAAGCCATTATTAGAAGAATGGTTAACACTAAAAAGTTAACTTCTATGATTTTTTATGGACCTCCGGGAATTGGAAAAACGAGTATCGCCCAAGCCATTGCCGGGAGTACTCAATATAAATTTAGACAACTTAATGCTGTCACTAACACTAAAAAAGATATGCAACTTGTCGTTGAAGAAGCCAAAATGTCTGGACAAGTTATACTTTTACTAGACGAAATTCATCGCTTAGATAAAGCAAAACAAGATTTCTTATTACCTCATTTAGAATCAGGCAAAATTGTTCTTATTGGCGCAACGACGTCAAACCCATACCATGCTATCAATCCAGCTATACGAAGCAGAACGCAAATCTTTGAACTTTACCCTCTTAATGAAGATGATATCATCATTGCTTTAAAAAGAGCGATTGAAGATGAAGAAAATGGCTTAGCCTCATATGCCCCTATCGTAGACAAAGACGCTTTAGAATATTTCGCAAAAGCAAGTTACGGTGATGTGAGAAGTGCATTAAATGCGCTAGAACTCGCTGTACTCAGTGCTGATGTTCAAGATGATAAACGTCACGTCACAATTGAAGATGCAAAAGTTTGTATTCAAAAGAATGCTTTCCAACACGATAAAGATGGCGATCAACACTATGATGTTATGAGTGCATTTCAAAAATCTATTAGAGGTAGTGATGTCGATGCAGCACTTCATTATTTAGCTAGATTAATTGAAGCGGGAGATTTACCTACTATTGCAAGACGCCTTCTTGTGATTAGCTACGAAGATATCGGTTTAGCTTCTCCGGGTGCTGCAGCTAGAACATTATCAGCTATTGAAGCGAGTGAACGCCTCGGCTTTCCAGAAGCACGTATACCATTAAGCCAAGCGGTCATCGAGCTATGCTTATCACCTAAATCTAATTCAGCTATTGTATCTATTGATGAAGCTCTATCAGACATCAGAAAAGGTAAAGCTGGGTTAGTTCCGAAACATTTGAAAGATGGACACTATCAAGGTGCAAAAGATTTAGGAAATGCAATTGGTTATAAATACCCACATAACTATGAAAATGGATATGTTGAACAACAATATTTACCTGATACTTTAAAAGGCAAACAATATTATCAACCTAAACTCACATCTAAATCTGAACAAAAATTAGCAGAAATATATCGCAACATAAAAAAATGA
- the cymR gene encoding cysteine metabolism transcriptional regulator CymR — protein sequence MKISTKGRYGLTLMISLTKRYGQGCTSLKSIAEENNLSDLYLEQLVGPLRNAGLIKSVRGAKGGYQLQKAPSEITAGDVIRLLEGPITPVEGIEDEPPAQQQLWIRIRDAVKEVLDNTTLEYLANYTNEDELEGYMFYI from the coding sequence ATGAAAATTTCTACTAAAGGACGATACGGCTTAACACTTATGATATCGTTGACTAAGCGTTATGGTCAAGGATGTACATCTTTAAAGTCAATCGCTGAAGAAAACAATTTAAGTGATTTATATTTAGAACAATTAGTAGGACCACTACGTAATGCTGGTCTTATTAAAAGTGTAAGAGGTGCCAAAGGGGGCTATCAATTACAAAAAGCACCATCAGAAATTACAGCTGGTGATGTGATTAGATTGTTAGAAGGGCCAATTACACCTGTTGAAGGTATAGAAGACGAGCCACCTGCACAACAACAATTATGGATTCGTATTAGAGACGCGGTAAAAGAAGTTCTAGATAATACAACACTAGAATACTTAGCAAATTATACAAATGAAGATGAACTAGAAGGCTATATGTTCTATATCTAG
- a CDS encoding trypsin-like serine peptidase: MHYRFEVNAKTDGPSSRVILPKNDRTQITNTTSAHYQSIAFADIGGTSIASGVVVGKNTVLTNKHVVDATNGDASVLKFSPSANGNGNFPVGTFTATDYKVAPGGEDLVVVTVGKNSKGQSIGDAVQSATIADTSSVKKDDNITVTGYPGDKPIATLWESKGNVLSASGSNISYDLSTYGGNSGSPIFNANNQVIGLHYGGVPNSHNSGVLFNSNVQQFIQSNLK, translated from the coding sequence TTGCATTACCGTTTTGAAGTTAACGCAAAGACAGATGGTCCGTCATCAAGAGTTATATTACCGAAAAATGATCGTACACAAATTACGAATACAACATCTGCACATTATCAATCGATTGCATTCGCTGATATCGGAGGTACATCAATTGCGTCAGGTGTAGTTGTCGGTAAAAATACCGTTCTTACAAATAAACACGTTGTAGATGCAACTAATGGTGATGCTTCTGTATTAAAATTCTCACCATCAGCAAATGGCAATGGTAATTTTCCAGTAGGAACATTTACAGCAACTGATTACAAAGTAGCACCAGGCGGTGAAGATTTAGTAGTCGTTACAGTCGGTAAAAATAGTAAAGGTCAATCTATTGGTGACGCTGTTCAATCAGCGACAATAGCAGATACATCTTCAGTTAAAAAAGATGATAACATCACAGTAACAGGTTATCCAGGAGATAAACCTATTGCCACATTATGGGAAAGTAAAGGTAATGTGTTATCTGCTTCAGGTAGTAACATATCTTACGACTTAAGTACTTATGGTGGTAATTCAGGTTCACCAATCTTTAATGCAAATAACCAAGTTATTGGTTTACATTATGGTGGCGTACCAAATAGCCATAACAGTGGCGTATTATTTAACAGCAACGTTCAACAATTTATACAAAGTAATTTAAAATAA
- a CDS encoding LLM class flavin-dependent oxidoreductase, translating into MKSNFPVSALNLVPLRKGETEQDAIKNMVSLAQNVEKLGYERYWIAEHHNAPNLVSSATALLIQHTLEHTESIQVGSGGIMLPSHAPLIVAEQFGTMATMFPNRLNLGLGRAPGTDMMTASALRRDSHKGVYTFGDDIKQLLQYFGPEEQQSYVRPYPGVNTNIPIYVLGSSTDSAHLAARLGLPYVFAAHFAPDQMAQAIEIYRDLFEPSEYLDEPYMTVCLNVIVGETDEEATYLSSTMHLMFLSIVRNARMPLQPPTDQLENIWSPQEKYMAQSKTNTSFIGSEETVKQQLIDFQNKYNVDEIMAVSYIYDLDKQYQSYESFKKIVDDVYGEA; encoded by the coding sequence ATGAAATCAAATTTCCCAGTTTCTGCATTAAATCTAGTTCCACTTAGAAAAGGTGAAACGGAACAAGATGCCATTAAGAATATGGTATCACTTGCTCAAAATGTAGAAAAATTAGGCTATGAACGTTACTGGATTGCAGAACATCATAATGCACCAAATTTAGTAAGTTCTGCAACTGCTTTACTCATTCAACATACACTTGAACATACAGAGTCTATACAAGTAGGTTCTGGTGGTATCATGTTACCTAGCCATGCACCTCTTATTGTTGCTGAGCAATTTGGAACAATGGCTACAATGTTTCCTAATCGATTAAATCTTGGCTTAGGACGTGCACCAGGTACAGATATGATGACCGCTTCTGCACTAAGAAGAGATTCACATAAAGGTGTATATACATTTGGTGACGATATTAAACAATTACTACAATATTTTGGTCCTGAAGAACAACAATCATATGTAAGACCATATCCAGGTGTAAATACAAACATTCCGATTTATGTGTTAGGATCTTCAACGGACTCTGCACATTTAGCTGCTCGATTAGGTTTACCATACGTCTTCGCAGCACACTTTGCACCAGATCAAATGGCTCAAGCAATCGAAATATATAGAGACTTATTTGAGCCATCAGAGTATTTAGATGAGCCTTACATGACCGTTTGTTTAAATGTTATTGTTGGTGAAACAGATGAAGAAGCGACATATTTATCTTCAACAATGCACTTAATGTTCTTAAGCATTGTAAGAAATGCGCGCATGCCATTACAACCTCCTACTGATCAACTTGAAAACATTTGGTCACCACAAGAAAAATATATGGCGCAATCTAAAACAAACACTTCTTTCATAGGTAGTGAAGAAACTGTAAAACAACAATTAATAGATTTCCAAAACAAATACAATGTAGATGAAATTATGGCGGTGAGCTATATTTATGATTTAGATAAACAATATCAATCATATGAATCATTCAAGAAAATTGTAGATGATGTATACGGGGAAGCATAA